A DNA window from Pogona vitticeps strain Pit_001003342236 chromosome 2, PviZW2.1, whole genome shotgun sequence contains the following coding sequences:
- the LOC144587267 gene encoding LOW QUALITY PROTEIN: uncharacterized protein LOC144587267 (The sequence of the model RefSeq protein was modified relative to this genomic sequence to represent the inferred CDS: deleted 2 bases in 1 codon), producing the protein MHSDCTSRANHLRGERPYKCLQYGKSFEKNHLCSQLKIYTDEKPYKCMECGKSFNHSSSFSCHKKIHTGEKPYKCMECGQSFIHSSSLSRHQRTHTAEKPYKCIECGKSFSQSGHLSSHQRIHTGEKPYTCMECGKSFSDSSNLSSHQRIHTGEKQYKCMACGKSFTHSSSLSCHQRTHTGEKPYKCMECGKSFSRSCHLSSHQITHTGEKPYKCIECGKSFSQSKCLSLHHRTHTGEKPYKCMECGKSFSQSSGLSCHQRTHTGEKPYKCMECGQSFSQSSGLSCHQRTHTGEKPYKCMECGKSFTRSSHLSSHQRTHTVEKPYKCMY; encoded by the exons ATGCACAGTGATTGTACTTCACGTGCAAATCATCTGAGAGGTGAGAGACCATACAAATGCCTACAGTATGGAAAGAGC TTTGAGAAAAATCACCTGTGTTCCCAACTAAAAATTTACACAGatgaaaaaccatataaatgcatggaatgtggaaagagcttcaatcataGTAGTAGCTTCAGTTGCCATAAaaaaattcacacaggggagaaaccatataaatgcatggaatgtggacagAGCTTCATTCATAGTAGTAGCCTCAGTcgccatcaaagaactcacactgcggagaaaccatataaatgcatagaatgtggaaagagcttcagtcagagtggtcacctgagttctcatcaaagaattcacactggggagaaaccatatacatgcatggaatgtggaaagagcttcagtgatagCAGTAACCTGAGTTcgcatcaaagaattcacactggggagaaacaatataaatgcatggcatgtggaaagagcttcactcatAGCAGTAGCCTCAGttgccatcaaagaactcatacaggggagaaaccatataaatgcatggaatgtggaaagagcttcagtcgtagttgtcacctgagttcacatcaaattactcacactggggagaaaccatataaatgcatagaatgtggaaagagcttcagtcagagcaaaTGCCTTAGTTTACATCatagaactcacacaggggagaaaccatataaatgcatggaatgtggaaagagcttcagtcagagcagtggcCTCAGttgccatcaaagaactcacacaggggagaaaccatataaatgcatggaatgtggacagagcttcagtcagagcagtggcCTCAGttgccatcaaagaactcacacaggggagaaaccatataaatgcatggaatgtggaaaaagcttcactcgtagcagtcacctgagttcacatcaaagaactcacacggtggagaaaccatataaatgcatgtattGA